The nucleotide sequence ATCCGCCACCTCAACCACGAAGGAATGCTGGAGCACCCGCATCCCTATCTGTTGTCCGTGCTGCAGCGCGCGCGTGAGGTGTCGATTCTCACCGGCGGCGCATTCGACATTACCGTGCAACCGCTGTGGGATCTCTACGCCGCTGCGTGCAAACGAGGTCGCCTTCCCGGCGACGACGCCATCGCGCGTGAGCGCAGCAAGGTGGATTATCGCGAGTTGAAGATCACGCCTGAGCGCGTCCACCTGCATGAGGGGATGGCGATCACGCTGAACGGAATCGCGCAGGGTTTCGCCGCGGATCGGGCGCTCGCCGCGCTGCGAGCGCACGGGATCGCAAATGCGTTGGTCGATACCGGAGAACTCGGTCCTCTCGGACACAAGCAAGGAGGCAAACCCTGGATTGCCGGAGTCCGCGACCCGCGCCGCGCGGAGGCGCTCGTTGCGGCGGTGGCGCTCGACGATCGCTGCATGGCAACTTCCGGCGACTACGAAACCGCCTTCACGGCGGACCGCTCGTACAACCACATTTTCGACCCTGAAACCGGGCGCTCTCCGCAGACCTTCGCCAGCGTAACCGTGATTGCGTCGAATGGCATGGACGCGGACGCCCTATCCACCGCGGTCTTCGTGCTCGGGTTCAAGAACGGTGCGCGTGTAATCGAAGAATGGCCGGGCGCCGACGCGCTTTTTATCCTCAAGGACGGCTCCGTGATCGCGACTGCAGGTTTCCCGACGCGTGCGCTGAGTACATGATCGAAGACAACGCCGCAATCGCAGGGCGCACCGGGCGAGCGAAGGCGTCCACCGGGCCGGCACGAGGCGCTGGACTTGATCGACCGGAGCACGCCCACTTGGGCCCTCGAGGGGAGACGGAAGGTCATTAGGTCGCGAGGCAACGCGCCGGACCATCGAGCGCCAGCAGACAGACAGAGGGGAGAGTCAGAGGACAGAACTGGCCCGCGTCGAGGCGTTACCGGCAATGCGGTGTTCTTTCCGCTGGCGACGCTCTACGCGATTTTCGTGATGCCGGCGTCCGTGCTCGCCATGCTCGGCCTCACACGTGCCTTCCCGGCACTGGCGTCGCCGATCGGGCATGCCCACGAAATGCTGTTCGGGTTCGCCCTGGCCGTTGTCGCCGGCAATCAGCTTGGTCCGATGGCGGTTCCGCGTCTGACGCTCCTGGTCGTCCTCTGGCTGATCGCGCGCGTGTCGTTCGTCGTTACCACGCACGGCATCACCGCGACTGCGGCGAGCATCGCCTTCGCTGTGCTGCTCGCCGTGCACGTTACGCCTCGTCTCTTCGGTGCCGCGAAGAAGTGGCGCAACCAAGCGCTGCCGATGGTGCTGACGGCGATCTGCGCGAGTGCCGTGGTTCTGCCGCTTTTCATGCGCTTCGGCTC is from Betaproteobacteria bacterium and encodes:
- a CDS encoding FAD:protein FMN transferase, translating into MNRRQLLFGMASAGGLAGLGFGCRRAADSVGEFEVVHRTSRALGAEVSMTALHASRQTAEEAISAAFDELELVESIMSLYRPESEIRHLNHEGMLEHPHPYLLSVLQRAREVSILTGGAFDITVQPLWDLYAAACKRGRLPGDDAIARERSKVDYRELKITPERVHLHEGMAITLNGIAQGFAADRALAALRAHGIANALVDTGELGPLGHKQGGKPWIAGVRDPRRAEALVAAVALDDRCMATSGDYETAFTADRSYNHIFDPETGRSPQTFASVTVIASNGMDADALSTAVFVLGFKNGARVIEEWPGADALFILKDGSVIATAGFPTRALST